From Rutidosis leptorrhynchoides isolate AG116_Rl617_1_P2 chromosome 3, CSIRO_AGI_Rlap_v1, whole genome shotgun sequence, a single genomic window includes:
- the LOC139898243 gene encoding uncharacterized protein isoform X1 — translation MVGNGDVKVSNNKKSYYSRLLVDITCKLGGSSFRDLQSSDPVIMSPAAAATSSSSVTIVHSSSKSPFSGLVICVTGLSKEARKQVMEATERLGGQYSPHLHPRCTHLVVQSCGGRKFEHALKHGATNGLFIVTLGWFVDSVRKNVRLSEALYVVKSVGENRMPKDDLNMLTGGNSCLPVAVLENAKQQPNTTDKSRLFSSEEELKRRGSVFSGQSFYVDPEVSAELQNKVVEAAFGQGSSIVDQWLLGHNVSHVVCEESSVRKYLGHSNYLVTPLWVLKTVKETRPQRLVHLSADLARQIGMMLDNAQGGTDQKDNYAANGPQDVQTPRINSNNEENQNVVNLAKKGVRNRRSRRMQTCQEPIKPLTPTTLLDLICWSISEPSSSASVYTDSCVDKNEDGKELDASFVNNSRPLSEIEKNELVFKNHFLTILFPMDRFSEMGPCSRTFFSDTGFTCLQLLDLIYTFYQENMSKMEVELAIHTDSRHADRLRSLYASKEAAECGFVEIKRIEFLGSRKSFEMLKRVPGDNNSNVYELLTRA, via the exons ATGGTTGGAAATGGTGATGTAAAGGTTAGTAATAATAAGAAATCTTATTATTCAAGATTACTTGTAGATATAACTTGTAAATTGGGTGGTTCTTCATTTAGAGATCTTCAATCTTCAGACCCAGTAATAATGtcacctgctgctgctgctacttCATCTTCTTCGGTTACTATTGTTCATTCATCATCAAAATCCCCCTTTTCCGGCCTTGTTATTTGTGTCACCGGTTTATCAAAAG AAGCAAGAAAACAAGTGATGGAGGCAACAGAGAGATTGGGTGGTCAATACAGCCCACATTTGCATCCTCGTTGTACCCATTTGGTGGTCCAGA GCTGTGGTGGACGAAAATTTGAGCATGCATTGAAGCATGGAGCCACAAATGGTCTCTTTATTGTCACCCTTGGGTGGTTTGTGGATAGCGTTAGAAAAAATG TGAGATTGAGTGAAGCCCTTTACGTTGTAAAAAGTGTTGGAGAAAATCGTATGCCCAAGGATGATTTGAACATGCTTACTGGTGGGAATTCGTGTCTTCCTGTTGCCGTGCTTGAAAATGCTAAACAACAACCAAACACGACTGATAAATCAAGATTATTTTCATCAGAGGAAGAGCTTAAAAGAAGAGGCTCTGTTTTTTCGGGGCAGTCTTTTTATGTTGACCCGGAAGTGTCTGCTGAGCTGCAAAATAAG GTAGTTGAAGCGGCTTTCGGACAAGGTAGTTCTATAGTAGATCAATGGTTGCTCGGTCACAATGTTAGTCATGTGGTATGCGAGGAATCATCCGTTCGAAAGTATCTTGGTCATTCCAACTATCTTGTTACA CCTCTGTGGGTTCTGAAGACCGTGAAGGAGACAAGACCACAGAGACTCGTTCATTTATCTGCTGACCTGGCACGTCAGATCGGAATGATGCTTGATAATGCTCAAGGTGGTACTGATCAAAAG GATAATTATGCCGCCAATGGTCCTCAAGATGTACAAACTCCTAGAATCAATTCAAACAATGAAGAAAATCAAAATGTTGTAAACCTCGCCAAAAAAGGCGTTAGAAATCGGCGTAGTCGCCGCATGCAG ACATGTCAAGAACCAATAAAACCATTGACACCAACGACCCTTCTCGATTTAATCTGCTGGTCAATTTCTGAGCCTTCATCAAGCGCTTCTGTTTACACCGACTCATGCGTCGACAAAAATGAAGATGGGAAAGAACTGGATGCGTCTTTTGTGAACAACTCACGACCACTTTCAGAAAT TGAGAAGAATGAATTGGTTTTCAAGAACCATTTTCTTACCATACTGTTCCCTATGGACCGGTTTTCGGAGATGGGCCCTTGTTCAAGGACGTTTTTTAGTGATACAGGGTTCACTTGTTTGCAATTGTTGGATCTTATCTATACTTTTTACCAG GAGAATATGTCTAAAATGGAAGTTGAGTTGGCTATTCATACTGATTCAAGGCATGCTGATAGGCTGCGATCGTTATATGCAAGCAAAGAAGCTGCAGAGTGTGGTTTTGTTGAGATCAAAAGGATTGAGTTCTTAGGGAGCCGTAAAAGCTTCGAAATGCTAAAACGTGTTCCTGGTGATAATAACAGTAATGTCTATGAGCTGTTGACCCGAGCATAG
- the LOC139898243 gene encoding uncharacterized protein isoform X2 — protein sequence MVGNGDVKVSNNKKSYYSRLLVDITCKLGGSSFRDLQSSDPVIMSPAAAATSSSSVTIVHSSSKSPFSGLVICVTGLSKARKQVMEATERLGGQYSPHLHPRCTHLVVQSCGGRKFEHALKHGATNGLFIVTLGWFVDSVRKNVRLSEALYVVKSVGENRMPKDDLNMLTGGNSCLPVAVLENAKQQPNTTDKSRLFSSEEELKRRGSVFSGQSFYVDPEVSAELQNKVVEAAFGQGSSIVDQWLLGHNVSHVVCEESSVRKYLGHSNYLVTPLWVLKTVKETRPQRLVHLSADLARQIGMMLDNAQGGTDQKDNYAANGPQDVQTPRINSNNEENQNVVNLAKKGVRNRRSRRMQTCQEPIKPLTPTTLLDLICWSISEPSSSASVYTDSCVDKNEDGKELDASFVNNSRPLSEIEKNELVFKNHFLTILFPMDRFSEMGPCSRTFFSDTGFTCLQLLDLIYTFYQENMSKMEVELAIHTDSRHADRLRSLYASKEAAECGFVEIKRIEFLGSRKSFEMLKRVPGDNNSNVYELLTRA from the exons ATGGTTGGAAATGGTGATGTAAAGGTTAGTAATAATAAGAAATCTTATTATTCAAGATTACTTGTAGATATAACTTGTAAATTGGGTGGTTCTTCATTTAGAGATCTTCAATCTTCAGACCCAGTAATAATGtcacctgctgctgctgctacttCATCTTCTTCGGTTACTATTGTTCATTCATCATCAAAATCCCCCTTTTCCGGCCTTGTTATTTGTGTCACCGGTTTATCAAAAG CAAGAAAACAAGTGATGGAGGCAACAGAGAGATTGGGTGGTCAATACAGCCCACATTTGCATCCTCGTTGTACCCATTTGGTGGTCCAGA GCTGTGGTGGACGAAAATTTGAGCATGCATTGAAGCATGGAGCCACAAATGGTCTCTTTATTGTCACCCTTGGGTGGTTTGTGGATAGCGTTAGAAAAAATG TGAGATTGAGTGAAGCCCTTTACGTTGTAAAAAGTGTTGGAGAAAATCGTATGCCCAAGGATGATTTGAACATGCTTACTGGTGGGAATTCGTGTCTTCCTGTTGCCGTGCTTGAAAATGCTAAACAACAACCAAACACGACTGATAAATCAAGATTATTTTCATCAGAGGAAGAGCTTAAAAGAAGAGGCTCTGTTTTTTCGGGGCAGTCTTTTTATGTTGACCCGGAAGTGTCTGCTGAGCTGCAAAATAAG GTAGTTGAAGCGGCTTTCGGACAAGGTAGTTCTATAGTAGATCAATGGTTGCTCGGTCACAATGTTAGTCATGTGGTATGCGAGGAATCATCCGTTCGAAAGTATCTTGGTCATTCCAACTATCTTGTTACA CCTCTGTGGGTTCTGAAGACCGTGAAGGAGACAAGACCACAGAGACTCGTTCATTTATCTGCTGACCTGGCACGTCAGATCGGAATGATGCTTGATAATGCTCAAGGTGGTACTGATCAAAAG GATAATTATGCCGCCAATGGTCCTCAAGATGTACAAACTCCTAGAATCAATTCAAACAATGAAGAAAATCAAAATGTTGTAAACCTCGCCAAAAAAGGCGTTAGAAATCGGCGTAGTCGCCGCATGCAG ACATGTCAAGAACCAATAAAACCATTGACACCAACGACCCTTCTCGATTTAATCTGCTGGTCAATTTCTGAGCCTTCATCAAGCGCTTCTGTTTACACCGACTCATGCGTCGACAAAAATGAAGATGGGAAAGAACTGGATGCGTCTTTTGTGAACAACTCACGACCACTTTCAGAAAT TGAGAAGAATGAATTGGTTTTCAAGAACCATTTTCTTACCATACTGTTCCCTATGGACCGGTTTTCGGAGATGGGCCCTTGTTCAAGGACGTTTTTTAGTGATACAGGGTTCACTTGTTTGCAATTGTTGGATCTTATCTATACTTTTTACCAG GAGAATATGTCTAAAATGGAAGTTGAGTTGGCTATTCATACTGATTCAAGGCATGCTGATAGGCTGCGATCGTTATATGCAAGCAAAGAAGCTGCAGAGTGTGGTTTTGTTGAGATCAAAAGGATTGAGTTCTTAGGGAGCCGTAAAAGCTTCGAAATGCTAAAACGTGTTCCTGGTGATAATAACAGTAATGTCTATGAGCTGTTGACCCGAGCATAG